The following nucleotide sequence is from Vitis vinifera cultivar Pinot Noir 40024 chromosome 14, ASM3070453v1.
GGACTCTGATTTCCAAGGTCCTCTTTTCTCTGAGAGGCCTAGCAAATAACTGGAGCTGAGTCAATCTCTACCAGAAAATTACTTAAACCCAAAGAAACTGACCGTGCCCTTTAACAGTGCTAGTATTTCCATCTGTATAGGCAGACCTGATCCAGCATGCTTGGAGCGAACGCCAACCACAGCTCCTCCATCATGGAACATGGAACGCTTCAGTGAGACTTATCTATCCCAGATAACCCAATGAAGAACCATCAAACTAAATTTCAGGTACATCCAGTAGGTGGGAACCCACATTGTGAGTGCCTTCACAATCCAACTAAAGCAACAAGTGGATCTCCAGGGACCCAGAGAAACTCTAAGGACATTGGCACCCATGAGGAAACAAAGAAATGAGCCAAGATCCCACAAAGACTAACAGCCGCCATTTGTCCTTCAATATACTGGCATTCCTCTCTACTGAGATTACCCAGGAAAAAGTGAGTGAAACCACACACTGCAGCACCATGCTTCTAGTACGGCCACCAAAACCATGATGTCTACAATCTCTTGTAGGATCCAGACCCAACCAGCGTATTTAAACAGTTTCTTCCACAACTTCTTCACTGCTGGACAATGAGGGAAATGATGGCTACCCTCAGTGTCCAAGCACATTACTCAAAAGGATTTGTTGTCACATTGTTGGTTCATCTGTCCAAGTTATGTAACCATTCTGTAAACTGCCTTTAGATGGATAACTTCCTGATTCAGTACCATGAATTGATAGCTTCTTGCAACTTTGTTCTTCTGCATCTGCTCGTGTTATATTATGTCATGGTTTTTTTGCAGCTGAAGTTAGTTCAATACCAATAGTGGATGATAATGATTCATTGCTGGATATATATTCACGGAGGTAATCTTCCATTTGGTCCATATCTTTAGGATTATATCATTATACTATATACGTTATATTATATGTTTGAAAGTTGCCATGTGTTGTCCATTGAGAGTGTTTTTACTTTTCCATTTATGTTCCTTGACCAAATATTGTATTTGCTTGTTATTTCCTTGACAGTGATATCACTGCTTTGGCAAAAGACAGGGCATATGCACAGATTCACCTTGATAACATGAGTATTCATCAGGTAATTTTTCAAGTTGCTCAGTTGTATAACTATTTCCAAACAAATTCATCAGATATGGCACTGGTTTATTCATGGGATACTACATTTATTCACTCTGATGAAATAAGTAGTTATAATGCTGTGGTTGAAGAATCAAGTCTTGGCCAAGAGATACGATCAATTTAGTCTGTAGTTCATGTATGAGAGAAACTATTCCCCATCCTCAGGTATAATTTGGACAGGGAAGTGGAAGAGAGATGGGTACACGCCTAGACAGATTTGTCCCCAAGATGCCCTCAGTTGTGTATGGTAGGAAACTACAGGATCGATTTTTATGGTGGGATTTTGTTTGCCAAACCTCTAGTATAATTGATAGGCAAGGAGAGAGATTGATGAAACCTTAAGATGCCATAAGTTAGGTTGGTAGTTGGTATGCCTGCATAGGGGACTTGTAGAACAATCCTTTATCAAAACACCTCATGCACTAGTTGGGCATCAACAACAATACCAATGTCTAATGCCTCCAAGGAGGCTAAATATCATAATCTCTCTAAATCCTAGTCTCCGAGCTCTGCCCCACATTATTAAACCAACAAGTGATTGGTGCCTGCGAGGGGAGCCTGAGAACCTGATTCAATGTCTGGTCTCTGTTTCTGCCATCGTGCAGCATTTGTGGGAAGGGTGGTTGAATCTCTTACCTCTTTTGACTACTTGTATCTTGCAGACCACCTGAACCTATTGCTATAAAATTATCTCGATCTCTATAAAATTCTGAGATGTTCTGCAATCAAGTTTGGACAAAAAATTATGACATTATAATTCATTGCCCCATTTCAGAAAAGAAGGTTTATATGATGACATCTTTGAGGACTCAATGCACTTTTGTGCCCTTTGATCTTTTACTTTTTAGGCACTGCAACTGGGACAAGATGCAAATTCTCCTTATGGTTTCATCAGTGGGCAGAGATGTCAAATGTGTTTGCGATCTGATCCCTTGCATAAAGTGATGGAGCGGTTGGCAAATCCTGGTAGCTATTCTCCTATGTATTTCTTTTCCATGTTTAACCATTTCATAAGTGATTTACTATAATTAGACCGCCCTCTAGACATTTTTCATCAAGTTCCTCTTTATTTGTTTGGGTTAGTAGTTTGACCAAATTGAAGCATTTGGTTGCATCTTTCCAGGGGTTAGAAGACTTGTGATTGTGGAGGCCGGCAGCAAGCGTGTGGAAGGAGTTATTTCATTGAGTGATGTGTTCAGGTTTCTGCTTGGTTAGCTGCAACAGTTGTCACCATTTCGCATCAAGGGACTTGTGCGGTGGCTTTGGAGAAATACCCATTTGTTTCATTGACACTTTTTTTCTCTCTGCCAATGCGTCTCCCTTGCACGGTGAATAGTTTGTTCTTCTGAGTCTTGGTTGGATGGGGCTCGTGCTTTCCGGCCTCGTTCTTATTAGGATACAAATTTAAGAGAGAAAAATTTGTAAATTGAGATGACTCAATTTTTTTCCCATCATCTTTATAACCTAATTATTATCAACTCAAAAGCGCCATTGGCAGGCCTGCCATGTTTATGCCTCCTGCTAACAGAAAACCAGCCAAAATGGGACTGTCAAATGCACCCCATGCTGTTGGTGGTTGTAcgtaaaaaaaaacagaaaaaagggTTGATAGTTCAAATTTTAGTTCCTGATCTCTGCTCatcagatttttatttttattcttattttatccTTTTGGTTGTTGCAGTTGTCTTGTATTGGCTCCACTTTGGTTTGATGCATTCATGATCTAGGTCATGGGATTATctgtttattcatttttcatgACCTTACGCTTCTTGcaaacattatattttttcGTGACTTTTTTCTCTGCAATTCATGttgtgtttggttgccaagaaatgGAGAAAAAGTAGGGAAATTAGGATTTTTAAGCTACAGGTgttttttattatctaattgAGATATGTACTTACGTGAGACTGTCACACTGGAGGACATGTGGGAGAAGCAATCTTAGATCTCCCTCAAATTGgcatggaaagaaggaaaggaaagacCCATATAAGACACTAAAAAAAGATACTAGTAACGGCCGTAGAGATCTTGTACAGAATCCATATGTTGGTTGGAGGCAAACTCGTGCCCTGCTTTATTTTGGATTGtactgtttttatttttctagttttgatAGGTATTTTTTCTCCTTTACCACTTGAACCAAGCCTCAAGACTATGTGGTGAGCGGAGTAGAAATGATTGTAAAGAATTCAATGGAGGGTATACCCAGTTTGCGTTGTTAAAAGAATCCTTCGGCTGGATCCGAAAAGGATAATGCATGACACTAAAGTGAGTGAATTTTTACCAACCTCTGCACCCTGAAGGAATGTGAATGTGAGAACTTCAAATCCCAGCTCCCTCTAAACATACCTGAGCATCATTCACTCTTCCATCCTGGAATTTCCACAGtaatttcaactccaaatcagaTGGTCAATTTCTACATATTCAGACAAGTTACAACATTTTCATTGCCATGGTAGATGAGCATAACAAGTTTTAATAATTCTACTAATAAAAGAACAGCTCACATGTTGTTTCTCTGTGGGCCTCAATTCAACATCTAGTCATGGTTACAAATATTTCCTTGCATGGTCATTATTGATGATAGGTGGAAATTTCAGTGCTGGCTCATTCTCTGTTGATCTCAATCCTTCTGACTCTGTCACTGGTATAGCTTTTGATTTCTGAGGAAATTACagaaacaaataagaaatattacTGGAAACCGAAGCTGAAAATAGGAGTTCAGTTCAGCTTCATATTTACATGCTTCTAATGACAAATAGCCAGTGTCAATGTAAAGTCGGTACAAGAGCTAATATCTGGGTCTTGATTCTTCCCATGCACATTTCTATCTCTCGGTAGATTGGGAGGTTCTGAGGACAGCCCGGATGTAAGCTGATGATCGCGGAATCCAATATCTGTGCAACGTCAGATGGCGGATACTGTCGTTCAGTACATGTCTGCATGTTTCACGAAACAATACTTAGATCACGAGATACACCATTGAGACAGttgcaaataaaaatttttatgcCTGCAGGGAGGATCTGAAACTATCACTAAAGATAAACAAAAGATAACTttacaaagaaaatttttgggGAGGAGTGATTCTATAGATACAGGAGTAACTATAAAATGCCAATTTGAGTTGCATAAAGAGCTAAAGTGTAAGGCCTTTCAACCTTAGATTGTAGCCAGATTGATTTTAAAGATGAGTCCTGGACTGATCTCTAGCATAGCATTTCACATTCTGgagataagagaaaaaaatctgTAAACGGGTGCCAGTATAGCCTAATTATCCCACATCTGATAAGGATTCAGGTCTAAAATTTGGGATGAATCAAGGACAATTAGCAATATGGGTCTATTATTTTATAGCCAATAATAGTTCAAATCTGATTAGGACCTAATGCAATGTCCCTAATGATTGGATTTGAAAACTTAAGGGAATAAAGATGGAAGAAGTTAGAGGTGAATGAATGGTTAATATAAAGAAGTTCCAGGTTCTATCTCATGCACCctaaaaaaggagaaaaaaaaatgctgccaatccaaaaaataaaaaagataaaagaaaaagaatgaaagacaAGAAGGAATGGTTAAGATTGATAACCAAGAAAATCCCAAGGAAGATCACTAAAATCAAAGGCCTGACTATCCATGAGAGATTGAAGATAATGAAGATCTTGATACAAGCATTATGGCACAAACTGTTGGGCACGAAGAATAAGAATATCTAAAATGAAGATGTTAAGATAGTATCAGGGAAGCAAAAAAAAGGGATCAAATTAGAAGTGAATGCATTTGGAAAGGTGTGGAGGTTGCACTAATCAGGAGTGGTCATGAAAATTAGTTGAGACAACATGCATCAAATACCAAAGCATGCACCACTAGAAAGTGACATAATTTATGTTGGTCTTAATGGATATTGACATTGGTTGACATGGAgtacaaattaataaaatttgtggCCCTGAGGATAGAGTAGAGCATTGGAAAAAGAATCAAGTTGTAGACCCAAATGgtcaatttaagattttttcttAGTTCATTGAGTTTGTTCCTTctaacaaaaaatcaaaaaagaaaaagaaaaagagtttgTTTCCTACATGCAGATTGTTGGTTTTAGTGGAGTTTCTTTATGGGCAGTGACATATTGAGCACTACTGGGAATTGCCTGGTGCCTGACCCAATAAACCACCAAAGAAACTATAGAAAACTCATCCTATCATGTACCTTACATTTTCCAAACACATGGccattttaggaagtgtttattTTCATCATAAGAAAAGATCATCATTATCCTACCTTACAGTTCAGACATTCCATATACATGGTCATTGTGAAGAAGTGCAAGATCAGATATTCGTTCAGACAGTTTCCAATTTACCTGTATCATGAGCAAAGCAGCTACACATGAAGTGATAAGCTCCGATGCAATTGGCGCTTCTATTTTGCCAGAATCATTAGGCAATTTTGGACCAGATGCATGACTTGTCAGCAGAGGCTCTGATGTAAAGGAAGTTAACTGGTTGGGATGAGCAAAGGAGCCATTGACTGGATCCAATACCCGCAATACTGAGACCCCAGAATCAGATCTCAATTGCTGTTTGTGCATAGAATCTAAAGCATCTCCAATCCTGGTGAACGCTTCTTCCCCTTGCTTCATCGATGCTATTGCCTGAAATGGTGATTAAGACATAATCAGAATAATTGTTTGGCAATTGTGATGTATGCACACAGATGAAGACAAAAGGAAGCTTGTTTCAATACACGATCCACAACTACAGTAAGGGTCAGCCACTTCAGGCTATATAAGTTGTAACTAGCAGAGCACCAACTTGGATGAGTTCTGGTCCAGAAATTGCAAAATCATCCAATACTAAGAATCCTCTTCAGATAATCAAGAAAATGTATCACAGTTGAAGTCCTGATCAGATGATAGGatcattaataaaatattgtcTTTGGATGGTGGGGCATCAAAGTGGCAGCCTATCAGCTAAAAGATTAATTCCCATGCTTGAGGTCTGGATGCAGTTTACAGGGAAACCCCCCAAAATCCATGCTTGTGCAACaagattcaaattttttaagcTAAATGCTACAGAAATGAACATTAAATCTGCAATTCCTAAGTGATACAAGCAAATTTCAAAATGTGAGTGCAAGAGAACCAATCTGCAATTCCTTATTGATGAAAGTAAATTTCAAAATGTGAATGAGAAAGAATGGATCTACAATTCCTAATTGATACAGTAAATATCACaaaaatgtgtgtgtgtgtgtgtgtgtgtgtgagagagagagagagagagagagagagattatgAGGACCTTCCTACCTTCATAGCTGCATGTACCATTTTATGAGCTTTTGATCGTGAGCCCAAGACAATTTCCCCAACATTAAATCCTGGTTCTAGAGAGGTGGATGATGGATTATCAAGAGAACTTGGGGGCATAAGAGGACCACTAGAAATGGTTGAGGTTGTCAACCAGGGAGGAAGGGTTTTTCCTGGATAAGCTTCACATTGCCTCAAGTAAAGAAGAGCAGAAGAAACCTGCCACACTCAAAAAGTTCAggaataaattgaaaaataaaaatgaaagctGAATACTAGACCATGGAATCCACATGTCAGAACACAGACTTCCTTCAGATGTACAAGTACCATGGCACAATGCTTCTTCAAAGATTCAGAATCTTTTAGAAACCCGTCTTCATTCCCCAATACATCATTATTTGCATGCCTAAGCTCCATCAACAATGCTTCCTATCAGTCCGAACAAAATGTATCAGCAGTTATAGTCATCAATTTTAATATAGTTCCTTGCAAATGGTTCGTATGCagttaatatataaattaagaaaaatcataatagggtaaaaaacTTCATATAGTGGTTTTTAATGACATGGTTCTAGCATGCATTTCAGATTCATAACATCTGTTACACTTAATGCCTATAGACTGAAATCTTGACCAAGACTATGGCCAAGACACAATTTAAAATCATGACTTTAATGGATGGTGATCAAGCATCATAGCAATCCAACCAATAGAAAGTGGCTAAATCTACTTCATCCAACCAAATGAGGTGAGAAAAAGCATTTGGTTGATGCAGCAAATAGTGAAAATCACTGTGGAAAAAGGGCACTCAACACTAATTCCAACTTTACTTTAGTGTTATTTTGGATTAGTTATATCTATGAttgattaataaataataaatggaaTGACCTTTTTATCAAAAGCACAATTCAATTCAGAAAGTGCTTGTATATCATCTTCCCTTGCTTGGACTGCCACCATATAGGGCTGACCATATGTTGCTCACTGTGCATTAACAATGTCAATAGCTGCTGTATTAGCTTGCAAAATGGAACTAATGGTATCCCACTGGACTAAAACTTCTATgtttaaattaatttagaaaaaccATTGTTTCctaaatgttttgatttaaatatttgatacaAAGAAGATCTATCAATTTCagacaacaaatatttttcttgaCTGATACGATCAATTGTTAATCTAAATCTATTGTGCTAATCATGTAAGAAGAGAAGACATTTACATCATAAAAAAAGCAGTTCATGAATTTAGAGTTTTTAAACCAGAACAAGGAAAGGGATAGATTCCAGAAGGTTTGCCTGTCAAATTGAACTTCCAATTCTGTCCATAATTACTTAGTAGAAAAACagattcaaaagaaaatatatcaGTTTCACAGAAGACTCATACAATACTATAATGTATATAAATGAAAGAGATAAAGAGGATAACAGATTCaactatgaatatatatatatatatgtgtgtgtgtgtgtgtgtgtgtgtatgtatgtattttaCAATATAAACTGGTTTTTAACCAAAAGCCACTTGTATAAATCAATCACAAGAACAATGCCAGGTTCTAGTTTTCACAGTTGAAACCCCTATAATCCAGGctctaaaacaatattttcataCATCAAGTTGATCCAAAACCTGGCAGCATACTTTATAATCAGACTTGACAGGGGAAACTGTTGTTCTAAAATATTTTGCACTCCGAATTACCAACAGAAATAGATGCTTAAAATGAGGCATTCATATAGAAGAAGATGCATAACCATTCAGAATATAAAATATACCTAGTTTTCCAACCACAATAGGTAAATACCAGGCTTTAGCATAAGCAAAACTCATTAGAAAATTTATTCCAGAAGTATGCTAACCTTTGCCTGCTTTATCAAAGAATTCATGGGAGTATGTGCATTCACAAGATGCCTCACTTTCTGCTCTTTAGAATTCACAAGGAACTGGCCCACAGTAGAATTCTGTCTCCTAAGAGCTTCTGGCATATTATCCAATGGATCTGAAGGCATGCAATCAATATCCTATAATAAAAGATCACCTTGTGTCATTCCAAAAGTAAGTATtggatgatttaaaaatagaaatatggaTTCGATTCCTATAAGAAAcataacattttttcttttctaggcAACAGCAACTTCactaaagtaaataaattattagcaGTATCTTGCTAATTTTTCTTAACCTCTAGGATGGTTCTTCTAAAGAAAAAACGCAAGAAGAAAGCAAATTACCATATAGAGGAGCAACAACATGcaaatcaaattcaatcaaatccaaataaaaagaaCTTTGGATCCCGcaaaattttcatcatctaGAAAGTGGTTCTTCTAAcggaaaaaacaaaaggagaaaGCAAAATGATCATATAGAGGAGCAACAGCATTCATACCAAATTCACttaaatgtaaataaaaagaACTTTAATAAGCCATCATTCTCAGCTCTAAGATTTTACACCCATTATTTTGGTGTCCAATCTTTATGAGATTCACAAAACTTTCTCCTTTTTACATGGAGCTTTTATTGTATGAGATTCACAAAACTGTCTGCATTTTACAGGGAGCTTTTATTGAGAGCCAGTAAATTTTGCACATTGTTCAAGTTGCAAGGGAAGCTGCAGATGAGAAACAATGATCAGAAAAGTAAGGCATGATTTACAAGTCAACTTTGAGAAAGCCCACACCATATAGATTGAGGTTTCATGGACCATGCTCTTCTAGGGAGAGGTTGTAGGCTTAGGTTGAGGAGGAGGATGAGCAATCTTCTACTAGGAGTGTCTAGAGGTCTTATGAAGGCGACCCTTTACCTCCCTTTCTTTCCATTGTAGTGGTTAATGTTTTGGGCAGATTCATGCAGAGCAATGTAAAATTAGTCTAACTATGTAATTAGGTGACCGGTGTCTTTAAAAAGCCATTTCCAAGGAATCTCATTGCCTCTTTTCGCTTTTTGAAGTGATTAAAAACAAACTAATGCACAATTTTTAAGTGTAAATGAAGGACGagaaatcttttcaaaatatataaaatctgattaaaagaagaaattgaGAGGAACTTCTCCAATAGGAACAAGACAACAGCTCTACATCACAAGAATGCTACATGAACTTGTATGAGGTAGAACGTCTCCACATTCCTCAAGGGGGTAAAAATCTCATACAAAAGGAACCCAGTGCTTggcttctctttttttttttctaaaagatcGGCAACATTATTAGCTGAACAAGACAACCAAGCAAAAGAACAGCTCAAGATACAAGAACATCTAGAATTTGATAGAGCCACCCACTATACCTCCAAGGCCCTCGCTTTGATTTAGACACCCAAGATATCAAAATGGCAGAATATTTCACCTGTAAGTAAGAAAGGTAAAGAGCACTCTAAAGGGCTAAATTCTTTGCCTCAATGACTAAACCTTATCGAGAAtgtcatgactttacttagtTACTACCAGAAGAGGAAGAACAGGCAATAAACAGATAGGAGAAAGATGCAGGGAGCTAAATTGCAGTAATCAATATTAGTGTAGCAATACACTTAGCTTATCATTAATAAAAGACCACTATCATTAACAGGGCTAGTATCTCTATGCTATATCACTTAAGCATAAAGTCAAAAGCATTAGCATGAAGTTTGAGGCCAAAGATCTTCAAGATCAGGTTGATATAGGATGTATATTTCTGATTATTGCAATTtcatttaaacttattttcacatttttagaTGAAATTTTAGTAAAcagactaaaaaatatatttcaagcTGAAAATATGgacattaatgaaaaatgataagACAGTGTCAATGAGTGCACTACCATGACAAATTCAACTCCTATCTCAGCACGGTCAAACTGAACCATACACTTGTCATGATCAACTGTGAGTACACTTCCATTATGAACTTCTCTCGTTTTGGGATGAAGAGCAATTACTCGTTGTCCAACTGATAAAGGTCGCGCTAGATCTCTGGGAAGTCCTTCCCTGGCACCAGTACGAAGCTCAGTATAATGAGTCCTAACAGACTTCCGATACTGTTTaagtttctctttttcttcatgTAGAAAGCGTTCAGAAAACCTTCGAGGTTTGCCAAGGGAACTGCATCAACAAGAAATGAAACATAGAGTATGTCACCATCCACATGTACAGTTGTAAATAGATATGGCAACAGCAGGAAAACAAATTACCTTCTTATGACATCCCATTCCACACGAGATAGTCTTTGAATGTGCCCCAGTCCAACATGATCTAAGTACTCTACAAATTCTTTTTTAACAAACCAAGGGTAATCAATTGCACTGTAGAACCACTCGAAAGTGCACCATCTACGTGCCATGTAAGATGATAAGGAACAAGAAATCTTCTTCTACAAATACAgtgaaaaaaacaatttatgtcagctttattttatatcttagaTAACTGAAGTTTCTGAAAAAGTGAAGGAAGATGCAAATTCAACCTTTAGGTAGTCTGTGCTGTATTGTAGTGAAGTAGAGTATTTACTGGATTGTTTACTAAAACTATTCTCAGGAGACTTCATCTCTTTCTGGATCAATGTTTTCTTCAGATGCATCTTCCGCCTACTTCTCTGTTTGGTTGGTAAGTTAACATGGCTTGCAGTGGAACCTGCTAAATCATTCCTTGCTTCTTTCTGATCACTATTTAAAGAATGCTCCAGAGGTCTGACAGATTTCCATTGTTTTGACAGAGCAGCAATTTGACCAGCATGTCTACCTTTAACCATAGATTTATTCTCTTCTTCAGCTAAGGCCTGAAAAAACAAGTGCATAGGAAATGGAGATGTAACAACCTGTGCAACAAAGCAAACTTGACACCGCAGCCATTCTTGAAGAAAGAATtgtgattataaaataaagatgtctTGACCTCATTGTTATTAGACTTCTACTTTTGAAAAATGTCTCGAGTTCTCTCTAACTTTCATGTAGACCATTACAATTTTTTCTTGCTCTAAATTTTAAGACAAGAAAAATCAGTATTCCAGAGTGTTTACTATCTGTCCAGATCATGATAGAAGAGTTTTGGCAAAGTGTctgcaatttaaaaaaatcccatgtATCTGCACTGACAAAACAGCTTTATAGAAGTGTCCTTGCCAGATTTCAAAACATTACTTGTGAAGTATCTTGAAGATATGTATATGTATTTGCCTTCAAAAGTAAAGACATTATTCTTTTAACAACACTCCAACAATTCCCCACCTTAAGGATTTGAACCTTCAATTCGAGGATGCATTGGTTGATTATGGTAAATAACAAACCCCTAAAGTGATAATAACAACTAAATGAAAGGCATTTCAACAGTGCTGGAAAATCTGAATCAATGTTCTCAGAACCAGATGGGACAGCCTGGTCAGATATGCAAACGGTGGTCTTGATTCCTTAATTGGTCCAGGCACCTCAGTGGACCAGTTAGGAATAGAACCCAAACAAACCCACTTGGATGAGTAAGTCTCTAGGCAATTAATTCATTCTGTTTGGTTCCAACCAATCAAACGCTATTAGATTTCAACAAAAATCTCTAAGAACTGTGAAAATTCATTCAGGACCTAAGCCATTAAACTTAATATATACAGGATACTATGGCAAATTATAAAGTTTGTATGCTAGACAGAACAAatatttctctttaaaaaaaaaagaaaaaaaaagaaaaaaagaagaagaaagacacAACAAATGAAGATCCAAATTCAAGCAACAAACATTTGCATCACATGAGCATCCACATATAATAATCAACACAAATGAAATACATTTACATTCTTAATCTTTCTGGAATCAACCATGGTCATTTGTTTGATCTCATCTCTTCTAACGGCATGAGGAAAGAATAATTGCATTAATTAGCAGAattcaaaattctaataattttgtttgaCAGGAAAGAATAATTGCATTAATTAGCAAAGttcaaaattctaataattttgtttgaCAGGAACTTCTTTGtacctttttcttttaacagattctctttttttttttccttgaatatgttcttttaataaatcattATCATTGTTTGTCAAAAAATAGAATCAAATGGGATTACCAACCTCTGAACTCCATCAGGCAACATAACTGATATATCTAAACTGATGATGAGGTTGTAAAATGACTGTACTATAACTTACATATTGGACAGAAATTTAGGAGGTTAATAACTAGTTCAAAACACCATTAAGGTGAATAACTcacacaaaatttgaaaaaaaagaataatagatCTGCTGCTAAATATAATCAATTTGCTTTTTTCATTCTCCAGAAATACACTTAAAATGAGAATTGGAATATGCATCAGCATTTGATATCTGAAACTTGAACAAGAATTGTTTTGGTCACCAAGTCAACCCATAAATTGGCTGAGATTCATGACATCAGCAAGAAAAAGGAgtgtgaaagagagagagagagagagaggtggaggagcactgaaatttttcattaagaataGTAGTCTCTATACTAACCTTTGATGCCAAGGACTTGTCTTTCCTTTTCAATTGTTTATTGTTAGATTCAGGTCGTTGCTGTGCTTCTGAAAGAGCATTAACATCAATGGCTGAGTCCCTTCCATGTTCGTATTTTATAGAGGCAGTAACCTCAACTCCAGGAATTGCTTTAACTACTCTCTCTTTAGCTACCATGAGCTTATTCTTGTCCCTTTGATGGCTT
It contains:
- the LOC100266555 gene encoding protein ALWAYS EARLY 2 isoform X2, translated to MAPTKKYRGVNKRFLNSHEVSLDRDIENSTKSRQRRKLSDMLGSQWSKEELEHFYEAYRKYGKDWKKVAGVVRNRSLEMVEALYNMNRAYLSLPEGTASVVGLIAMMTDHYNVLGGGDNESNDVSGTPRKTQKPVRGKVHLSISKEELLQPPSVANDGCLSLLKRSLSDGIRPHAVRKRTPRFPVSCSYKKGNEESYFSLNKVSLRSDMDTTDDEVAHVAALTLTEASLREGSHASQAPFRRTEHMKASPVQSRERMPLQMVQTKIHGIVTDEDYFEGNLESRGAENGDYAGDTCSLMDSECVGTVVLQEGKKFCDNEKVEEIGNNQFDDCREACSDTEGHNMNPVKRKIDTEVTNAKIEPSSPCGQRKRSKKLFFGDESSALDALQTLADLSLMMPDSAVESESSIQLKEEKITLDNVHEAMFASHQRDKNKLMVAKERVVKAIPGVEVTASIKYEHGRDSAIDVNALSEAQQRPESNNKQLKRKDKSLASKALAEEENKSMVKGRHAGQIAALSKQWKSVRPLEHSLNSDQKEARNDLAGSTASHVNLPTKQRSRRKMHLKKTLIQKEMKSPENSFSKQSSKYSTSLQYSTDYLKKKISCSLSSYMARRWCTFEWFYSAIDYPWFVKKEFVEYLDHVGLGHIQRLSRVEWDVIRSSLGKPRRFSERFLHEEKEKLKQYRKSVRTHYTELRTGAREGLPRDLARPLSVGQRVIALHPKTREVHNGSVLTVDHDKCMVQFDRAEIGVEFVMDIDCMPSDPLDNMPEALRRQNSTVGQFLVNSKEQKVRHLVNAHTPMNSLIKQAKEALLMELRHANNDVLGNEDGFLKDSESLKKHCAMVLVHLKEVSSALLYLRQCEAYPGKTLPPWLTTSTISSGPLMPPSSLDNPSSTSLEPGFNVGEIVLGSRSKAHKMVHAAMKAIASMKQGEEAFTRIGDALDSMHKQQLRSDSGVSVLRVLDPVNGSFAHPNQLTSFTSEPLLTSHASGPKLPNDSGKIEAPIASELITSCVAALLMIQTCTERQYPPSDVAQILDSAIISLHPGCPQNLPIYREIEMCMGRIKTQILALVPTLH
- the LOC100266555 gene encoding protein ALWAYS EARLY 2 isoform X5; translated protein: MDTTDDEVAHVAALTLTEASLREGSHASQAPFRRTEHMKASPVQSRERMPLQMVQTKIHGIVTDEDYFEGNLESRGAENGDYAGDTCSLMDSECVGTVVLQEGKKFCDNEKVEEIGNNQFDDCREACSDTEGHNMNPVKRKIDTEVTNAKIEPSSPCGQRKRSKKLFFGDESSALDALQTLADLSLMMPDSAVESESSIQLKEEKITLDNVHEAMFASHQRDKNKLMVAKERVVKAIPGVEVTASIKYEHGRDSAIDVNALSEAQQRPESNNKQLKRKDKSLASKALAEEENKSMVKGRHAGQIAALSKQWKSVRPLEHSLNSDQKEARNDLAGSTASHVNLPTKQRSRRKMHLKKTLIQKEMKSPENSFSKQSSKYSTSLQYSTDYLKKKISCSLSSYMARRWCTFEWFYSAIDYPWFVKKEFVEYLDHVGLGHIQRLSRVEWDVIRSSLGKPRRFSERFLHEEKEKLKQYRKSVRTHYTELRTGAREGLPRDLARPLSVGQRVIALHPKTREVHNGSVLTVDHDKCMVQFDRAEIGVEFVMDIDCMPSDPLDNMPEALRRQNSTVGQFLVNSKEQKVRHLVNAHTPMNSLIKQAKEALLMELRHANNDVLGNEDGFLKDSESLKKHCAMVLVHLKEVSSALLYLRQCEAYPGKTLPPWLTTSTISSGPLMPPSSLDNPSSTSLEPGFNVGEIVLGSRSKAHKMVHAAMKAIASMKQGEEAFTRIGDALDSMHKQQLRSDSGVSVLRVLDPVNGSFAHPNQLTSFTSEPLLTSHASGPKLPNDSGKIEAPIASELITSCVAALLMIQTCTERQYPPSDVAQILDSAIISLHPGCPQNLPIYREIEMCMGRIKTQILALVPTLH